One window from the genome of Thermus sediminis encodes:
- the cysK gene encoding cysteine synthase A, with the protein MRVEGVIGKTPVVRLERVVEPGMAEVWVKLEGLNPGGSIKDRPAWYMIRDAEERGLLRPGSGQVIVEPTSGNTGIGLAMVAASRGYRLILAMPAQMSEERKRVLRAFGVELVLTDPERRMLAAREEALRLKEELGAFMPDQFANPANVRAHYETTGPELYEALEGRVDAFVYGSGTGGTITGVGRYLKERLPGVRVIAVEPARSNVLSGGKMGQHGFQGMGPGFIPENLDLTLLDRVIQVWEEDAFPLARRLAREEGLFLGMSSGGIVWAALQVARELGPGRRVACISPDGGWKYLSTPLYAEP; encoded by the coding sequence ATGCGGGTGGAAGGGGTGATCGGGAAGACCCCGGTGGTCCGGCTGGAAAGGGTGGTGGAGCCAGGCATGGCCGAGGTCTGGGTGAAGCTGGAGGGGCTGAACCCCGGGGGCTCCATCAAGGACCGCCCCGCCTGGTACATGATCCGGGATGCGGAAGAAAGGGGCCTCCTGCGCCCGGGCTCCGGCCAGGTCATCGTGGAGCCCACGAGCGGCAACACGGGCATCGGCCTGGCCATGGTCGCGGCGAGCCGCGGCTACCGCCTCATCCTCGCCATGCCCGCCCAGATGTCCGAGGAAAGGAAGCGGGTCCTGAGGGCCTTCGGGGTTGAGCTGGTCCTCACCGACCCAGAGAGGCGCATGCTGGCCGCAAGGGAGGAGGCCCTCCGCCTCAAGGAGGAGCTTGGGGCCTTCATGCCCGACCAGTTCGCTAACCCCGCCAACGTCCGGGCCCACTACGAGACCACGGGGCCGGAGCTCTACGAGGCCCTCGAGGGCCGTGTGGACGCCTTCGTCTACGGCTCAGGCACCGGGGGGACCATCACCGGGGTGGGGCGGTACCTCAAGGAGCGCCTCCCGGGGGTGAGGGTCATCGCCGTGGAGCCCGCCCGCTCCAACGTCCTCTCCGGGGGCAAGATGGGGCAGCACGGCTTCCAGGGCATGGGGCCCGGCTTCATCCCCGAGAACCTGGACCTGACCCTCCTGGACAGGGTCATCCAGGTGTGGGAGGAGGACGCCTTCCCCCTGGCCCGGAGGCTCGCCCGGGAGGAGGGGCTCTTCTTAGGGATGAGCTCAGGGGGCATCGTCTGGGCGGCGCTCCAGGTGGCCCGGGAGCTGGGCCCCGGGAGGCGGGTGGCCTGCATCAGCCCCGACGGGGGGTGGAAGTACCTCTCCACCCCCCTTTACGCCGAGCCCTAG
- a CDS encoding outer membrane lipoprotein carrier protein LolA, whose protein sequence is MKRVWKGGFLGLLLISNLALAQSAAEILDRVERNLATPWQALVQGTFQGPLGQEELQARVYAIPQERLFRIEFLKSASLEGNFTVITEREVWNYLYLTNQLVISPRERAQVQGLGLTAQAFGDLRALAQEAELRLVGEERLPEGPAWRLLGQARGGQGFAQVEVYVLKADPRPVRFLFRDQGGRSLADLRVAEFRRANLAPAGLKRYPRDAQVLRR, encoded by the coding sequence GTGAAGCGAGTCTGGAAGGGCGGTTTTCTCGGGCTTTTGCTGATCTCCAACCTAGCTCTGGCCCAGTCTGCAGCGGAGATCCTGGACCGCGTGGAGAGAAACCTCGCCACCCCCTGGCAGGCGCTGGTTCAGGGCACCTTCCAGGGCCCTTTGGGCCAGGAGGAGCTGCAGGCCAGGGTCTACGCCATCCCCCAGGAGCGTCTTTTCCGCATAGAGTTCCTAAAGTCCGCCTCCTTGGAGGGCAACTTCACCGTGATCACCGAAAGGGAGGTCTGGAACTACCTCTACCTCACCAACCAGCTGGTCATCTCCCCTCGGGAGAGGGCTCAGGTGCAGGGGCTCGGCCTCACTGCCCAGGCCTTTGGGGACCTTAGGGCCTTGGCCCAGGAGGCCGAACTCCGCCTCGTGGGGGAGGAGCGCCTGCCCGAGGGGCCGGCCTGGAGGCTTCTGGGCCAGGCCAGGGGGGGCCAGGGCTTCGCCCAGGTGGAGGTCTACGTCCTCAAGGCCGACCCCCGCCCCGTGCGCTTCCTCTTCCGGGACCAAGGGGGGAGGAGCCTGGCGGACCTGAGGGTAGCGGAGTTCCGGCGGGCTAACCTGGCCCCCGCGGGGCTCAAGCGCTACCCCAGGGACGCCCAGGTGCTCCGCCGCTAG